In the genome of Littorina saxatilis isolate snail1 unplaced genomic scaffold, US_GU_Lsax_2.0 scaffold_1708, whole genome shotgun sequence, one region contains:
- the LOC138956950 gene encoding FMRFamide receptor-like: protein MTTPTTTMFEPLLSSERSSGFSNVSSPERELSANSFLVSLNTPHSSPSPTTLGSDSPGDNGFFLGYIKMTHIKTVLNCGVIPFLSVLGVLGNCLCVVVFRKQRYHSVAKPLLLAFCVSDILFLLATFLVNLPCIVREIDREAGHVFYVSMMPQVDVLRDVMSRVTVVMTLAIGVERCVAVTRPIKLRALCSVPRTRTAVLLIFFFVLALKSPAFFHYDVRRHVIQGNVTRLELHVTNFYLDNKHVQDFYFDYFLLVMLRALPFISTCVCFGVVLVSLKRRLQCACPRTPTFGAFTRAKGVPQKRDTEVDHGDLMLEERKLTKALLAVLLLDVVCELPGLVTEVYHVIRPDVQSSSFAVARDVSRLLNVFNSAINFVVFMKLYKHFSVTFKTIAGLCN from the coding sequence ATGACTACGCCAACCACGACGATGTTTGAGCCACTTTTGAGCAGCGAACGGTCTTCTGGCTTCTCAAATGTTTCCAGCCCAGAAAGAGAACTGTCAGCTAACAGCTTTTTAGTTTCTTTGAATACGCCTCATTCTTCGCCTTCTCCTACAACGCTGGGCTCCGACTCCCCTGGTGATAATGGATTCTTCCTTGGGTACATAAAAATGACTCACATCAAGACTGTGTTGAACTGCGGGGTCATTCCCTTTTTGTCCGTACTAGGGGTGTTAGGTAACTgcctgtgtgtggttgttttccGCAAGCAGAGATACCACTCAGTGGCAAAACCTCTCCTCTTAGCTTTCTGTGTTTCAGACATTCTCTTCCTACTCGCCACCTTCCTTGTCAACCTGCCGTGCATCGTCAGAGAGATCGACCGCGAAGCAGGACATGTTTTTTACGTCTCCATGATGCCGCAGGTTGACGTGCTCCGTGACGTCATGAGCCGCGTGACGGTAGTGATGACGTTGGCGATAGGAGTGGAGAGGTGCGTGGCTGTGACACGACCAATCAAACTCCGCGCGTTGTGTTCTGTCCCTCGAACGAGAACCGCTGTTCTtcttatcttcttcttcgtcctcGCACTGAAATCTCCCGCCTTCTTTCACTATGACGTCAGGCGACACGTCATACAGGGCAACGTCACGCGCCTTGAGCTACACGTCACGAATTTCTATCTGGACAACAAGCACGTCCAGGATTTTTACTTTGATTACTTCTTGCTGGTGATGCTCCGAGCTCTTCCATTCATCTCCACCTGCGTGTGTTTTGGAGTCGTCTTGGTCAGCCTCAAACGCCGTCTGCAGTGCGCATGTCCTAGAACTCCAACATTCGGGGCATTTACACGTGCCAAGGGGGTACCGCAGAAACGAGACACTGAAGTCGACCACGGGGATCTTATGCTAGAAGAAAGAAAACTTACAAAAGCATTATTGGCTGTGTTGCTGCTTGACGTAGTGTGCGAACTTCCTGGGTTGGTTACAGAGGTGTACCACGTGATCCGACCTGACGTCCAATCGTCTTCGTTCGCTGTAGCACGTGACGTCAGCCGCCTCTTGAATGTATTTAACTCTGCGATCAATTTCGTTGTTTTTATGAAGTTGTACAAACATTTTTCAGTAACTTTCAAAACTATTGCGGGATTGTGCAATTGA